Proteins found in one Pagrus major chromosome 20, Pma_NU_1.0 genomic segment:
- the LOC141015880 gene encoding testican-2-like: MGSDETVDTTKDPCQNVKCSRHKVCVAQGYQRAMCVNRKKLEHRVKQSGQPEAHDSSCKPCPVTASSPVCGSDGHNYASECKLEQQACLTGKDLNIMCTGFCPCATASITNTDTKRESCTGQDLADLGDRLRDWFQLLHGNAKQNNSGKLGAGTASALDKSLVASCKDSIGWMFSRLDTNSDLYLDQAELAAINLDKYEVCIRPFFNSCDSYKDGKVSTAEWCLCFWREKPPCLAELERIQVQEAAKKKPGMYIPSCDEDGYYRKVQCDQSRGECWCVDQHGGEMMGTRIHGNPDCDEVAGYSGDFGSGVGWEDEEEKETEDNGEEAEEEEEEEGEADDGGYIW; the protein is encoded by the exons cCGTGGACACCACCAAGGACCCGTGCCAGAATGTGAAGTGCAGCCGCCATAAGGTGTGCGTCGCTCAGGGCTACCAGAGGGCCATGTGTGTCAATCGCAAGAAACTGGAGCACAG GGTCAAACAGTCAGGCCAGCCGGAGGCCCACGACAGCAGCTGCAAGCCTTGTCCTGTCACCgcctcctcacctgtctgtggctctgacGGACACAACTACGCCTCCGag TGTAAGCTGGAGCAGCAGGCCTGCCTCACGGGCAAAGACCTGAACATCATGTGCACCGGCTTCTGCCCGTGTGCCACGGCCTCCATCACAAATACCGACACAAAACGCG AGAGCTGCACCGGCCAGGACCTGGCAGACCTGGGCGACCGCCTGAGAGACTGGTTCCAACTCCTTCATGGAAACGCGAAGCAGAATAACTCTGGCAAGCTCGGCGCTGGCACCGCTTCAG CGCTGGACAAGAGCCTCGTGGCCAGCTGCAAGGACTCCATCGGCTGGATGTTCTCAAGGCTGGACACCAACAGCGACCTGTATCTGGACCAGGCTGAGCTGGCTGCTATCAACCTGGACAAGTACGAGGTCTGCATCCGACCCTTCTTCAACTCCTGCGACAGCTACAAGGACGGGAAGGTCTCCACGGCGGAGTGGTGCCTCTGCTTCTGGAGAGAAA AGCCGCCGTGCCTCGCTGAGCTGGAGAGGATCCAAGTGCAGGAGGCGGCCAAGAAGAAGCCCG GGATGTACATCCCCAGCTGCGACGAGGACGGCTACTACAGGAAAGTTCAGTGCGACCAGAGCCGAGGGGAGTGCTGGTGCGTCGACCAGCATGGCGGAGAGATGATGGGCACCAGAATCCATGGCAACCCAGATTGCG ATGAAGTGGCGGGATATTCTGGAGATTTTGGCAGTGGAGTGGGAtgggaggatgaagaggagaaggagacagaggacaacggagaggaagcagaagaggaagaggaggaggagggcgaggCAGACGATGGCGGATACATCTGGTAG